The Microbacterium forte sequence CCAGGATCCGTACACCTCGCTGAATCCCTCGATGACGGTGGGCGACATCCTCGCGGAACCGCTCGTCATCCAGGGGGCGACCGCCAAGGACGCGCGCTCGCGCGTCAGAACGCTGCTCGACCAGGTCGGATTGCCCTCGGATGCGATCGAGCGGCTGCCCCGGGAGTTCTCGGGCGGTCAGCGCCAGCGTGTCGCCATCGCGCGTGCGCTCGCCCCCGAGCCTCGCCTCATCGTGTGCGACGAGCCGGTGTCGGCGCTCGACCTGTCGACGCAGGCCCGAGTGCTCGATCTGTTCGTCGAGATCCAGCGGGCGACGGGGGTGGCCTATCTCTTCGTCTCGCACGACCTCTCGGTCGTCAGGCACATCAGCCATCGCGTGGCCGTGCTGTACCGCGGCGACCTCGTCGAGACGGGATCAGCCGAGCATGTGACGTCGAGCCCCGACCACCCGTACACCCAGAAGCTGCTCCTGGCGGCTCCGGTCGCCGACCCCGCCAGGCAGCGCGAGCGGAGGCTCGAGCGTCGCCGCCTCATGGAGGCGTCATGACTCAGAATCCGATCATCCCCGGCTACCACCCGGACCCCTCGATCTGCCGCGTCGGCGACGATTACTACCTCGCGAACTCGAGCTTCGAGTACTCGCCGGGCGTCCCGCTGTTCCACTCGCGCGACCTGATCTCATGGACGCAGGTCGGCAATATCCTCGATCGGCCGGAGCATCTCGATGTGCGCCCAGGACTCGCGGGCGCCAGCGGAGGGATCTACGCTCCGACGCTGAGGCATCATGACGGCAGGTTCTGGATGATCACGACGAACATCCACGAGGTCGGCCGCGGTCACATCCTCGTGCACGCCGAGGATCCCGCCGGCCCGTGGAGCGATCCCGTCTACGTCGCAGGGCTCATCGGCATCGATCCGGACATCGCGTGGGATGACGACGGCACGTGCTTCGTGACCTGGAGCGATGTGATGCGCGGCGGCATCTCGCAGGCCGTCATCGATCCGGTGTCGGGCGACGTCCTCTCGGAGCCGCGCCCGCTGTGGGCGGGAACCGGCGGGGCGCACGCCGAAGGGCCGCATCTGATCCGTCGGGGGGAGTGGTGGTACCTGCTCGTCGCCGAAGGTGGCACGGGCCCCGGACACATGGTGACGATCGCGCGATCCCCAAGCATCCGCGGACCCTTCGAGCCGGCGCCGACGAATCCGATCCTGACCCACCGCAGCACGAGTGCGGCCGTGCAGTCGACAGGGCACTCCGATCTCATCGAGCTCGCCGACGGCTCCTGGGCGCTGGTGTTCCTCGCGACACGGCCGCGGGGAACATTCCCTCGCTGGCACACCAACGGCCGCGAGACGTTCCTCGCGGGAGTCGACTGGGTCGACGACTGGCCCGTCGTCGACGAGGCGCGCTACGACGTGCCGGTCTCGACGTCATCGTTCGTCGACGAGTTCAGAGGCGAGGTACTGCATCCGCGGTGGATCGCGCCGGGCACCGCACCATCGACCTTCGCCCGCACGAGCGCGGATGGTCTGCGCCTCGACCCGGGTCGGGACGCGCTCACCGCGAGCGCCGAGCGGCTGCTCGCGGTGCGCGCCGAAGACGAGTTGTGGTCGGCTCGCCTGCACGCCACGGGTGACGTGGCGCTCTCGGTCCGTATGGATGACGCGCACCAGCTGCTGGTCGAGCGCATCGGTGAAGAGGTGCGTGCGCGGATCGTCATCGGTCCGCTGAGCGACGTCGTCGCGAGTGCGACGGTGTCGGCTGACGCGGCGCTCGAGATCAGGGCTGTGGAGTTCGAGGCCGAGCGCGGCGCTCGCCGCGGGCCGGATCTGCTGCGTGCCGGGGTTGCCGCGGCAGAGGGCTTCGTCGAACTGGCGGCCCTCGACGGTCGGTATCTGTCCACCGAGGTCGCGGGGGGATTCACCGGACGGGTCATCGGGATCGAGGCGCTCGGAGAGCAGGTCGCCGTCATCCGGTTCGAGTACGAGTCGGGTGCCGCCGCGGGGTGATCAGCCCTGCGCCGTGGGCCTCAGCTCCGGCACGAAGGTCGACATGAGCGAGGCGACGCACGCATCGACGTCGATCGTCGAGCGATCGAAGAGCCACTGCGTGTGCAGGCCGTCCATGGCGGCGATGGTGATCGCTGCCAGATGCCTCGGAGGCAGGTCGGTCGACAGGCGTCCCTCGTCTCGGAGTCGCGTGAAGAGGCGGGTCATGAACGAGCGGATGTTGCGGTATCGAGTCTCGAAGTAGACGTGCGCCGGGTGGGCCGGCGCTGTGGCCTCACCGGTGAGCACGGCGCTCAGCTCCACCAGGCCGACTCGTTGATCCCGTTCGATCAATGTCGTGGCCATTCCGCGGAGGACATCGAGCGGGTCGGCGTCGGTGTCGAGCGCGGCATTCCGCGAGAGATAGTCGGCGCTGCGCTCGTCCTGCAGCTCGAGAACCGCCATGAGCAGATCCTCCTTACGCGGGAAATGATGCAGAAGTCCCGTGTGGCTGATGCCGGCGCGACGCGCGATCTCCGCCATCGATGCGCCGTGGAACCCGGATTCTCCGAAGATCGTGAGACACGCGTCGAGGATGCCTCGGCGTACGGCCGCGGTCTTGGCGTACTGCGCCATCAGTCCTCCTCAGATCAAAATAGTGAGTGCTTTCTAATTTTATGTTACCGTGGTGTGGCAATCGGTTGTCATGATTGCTCCGATCGAGAGGATCCCTCAATGACGAACTTCCCCACCGGCTTCCTCTGGGGTGCCGCCACCGCCGGACACCAGATCGAAGGCAACAACGTCAACAGCGACTGGTGGGAGCGCGAGCTGACCATGCCCGGCATGGAACCCTCGGGTGACGCGGTCGACAGCTATCACCGGTATCGCGAGGACATCGACCTGCTCGCGGATGCGGGGCTCACGACCTACCGGTTCAGCCTCGAGTGGTCGCGCATCGAGCCCGTCGAGGGTCGCTTCTCGCGGGCCGAGCTCGCGCACTACCGACGCGTGATCGACTACTGCTTCTCGCGTGGAGTCGTTCCCTTCGTCACCCTGCAGCACTTCACGACGCCGCGCTGGTTCGCGAACGACGGCGGGTGGACGTCGCCGAAGGCCAAGGACCGCTTCCTGAGTTTCGTGACCGAAGCCACGACGATCCTCGACGGCGTCGAGTGGGTGGCGACCATGAATGAGCCCAACATGCAGGCGGCCATCATGACGGCGATGCGCCGCATGGCCGAGACTCAGGGCGGGCAGTGGACGAGTCCCACGGTCGAGAGCGACGCCGAGCGCGAGGGCGGCGAGGAGACGAAGCTCGAGAAGAAGCAGCACGGTGCATTCCTGCAGGACGCCGACCCCGAGATCGGCCGCGCGTTCGTCGAGATCCACCATGCTGCACGCGAGATCGTGCGCGCCCGTACGGACGCCAAGGTCGGCTGGACCATCGCGGCGGGCGCGCTCACCGCCGCCCCCGGCGGTGAGGAGAAGCTGAAGCAGATCCGCTACGGCAAGGAAGACGTCTACTGGGAGGGATCCCGGGGCGACGACTTCGTGGGCGTGCAGGCGTACTCGTCGCAGGAGGTCGATGCGGACGGTCTCGTGCCGCACCCGCCGCACCCCGACAACACGCTCGTCGGCACCGCTTTCCGCCCCGACTCGCTCGCCATGGCCGTGCGGCACGCATGGGAGGTCTCCGAGGGCGTCACGGTCATCGTGACCGAGAACGGCATCGCCACCGGCGATGACACCCAGCGGATCCGCTACACGGATGCCGCGCTGCGCGGCCTCGCAGACACGATCGACGAGGGCATCGACGTGCGCGGCTACCTGCACTGGACGCTGCTGGACAACTTCGAGTGGGGTCACTGGGCTCCGACCTTCGGTCTGATCGCCGTGGACCGCGAGACGTTCGTGCGCACGCCCAAGCCGAGCCTCGGCTGGCTCGGCGAGGTCGCGAAGCGCAACGGTCTGGGCTGACCGGCACCACGCACAGAGGCCGAGCAGATGACCGTCGACGTCGACGATCCCCAGGGCGAGAGCGCTGCGGAGGCTGCGGGGCGCGTTCCGGAGGGCAACCTCGCGCTTCCGCAGCCACCCTCCCTGACCCCCGCGCCCGACGGCGCGGGGGCCGGGCAGGCAGCCGTCTCGGCGTGGTCGATCGTCCTGCTCGTCGCCGCGACGTTCGGGGCCGGCATGGCGATGATCGTGCCGATGGCTTACTCGCTGGCGGTGCGTCTCGACCAGTTGGCGCCCGGGCGCACCGAAGCCCTCGGCATCGTCCTGGCCCTCGGCTCGGCAGCCACTCTCGTGCTCGCCCCTCTCACCGGCATCCTCAGCGATCGTCTGCGCAGTCGCTGGGGGCGACGGCGTCCGTTCACCGTGATCGGTCTGCTGATCGGCGCGGCTTCGGTGCCCGTCATGGCCCTCGCGCCGAGTCTCGTCGTGCTCACGATCGGATGGACGCTGTCGACCGTCGGCTGGGGAACAGCGGCAGCCTCGCTCGGCAACTGGCAGGCGGACTGTCTGCCGCCGCATCAGCGCGGACGCGTATCCGGACTCACCGGTGTCACGATGCAGGTCGCGCCCGTCATCGGGATCATCCTCGTCGGATTCTTCCGCGATCAGGTGCTCGTCGTGTTCGCGCTCCCGGCCGCGATCGGTGTGGTGCTGGTGGTAGCGTTCCTCGCTGTCGTGCGCGACCCCGACAGCCGGGGGATGGTGATCGAGCGGCGGCTGACCGTCGGTGGACTGCTGCGGAGTTACGGCTTCGATCCGCGCAAAGCGCCGGACTTCGCGTGGAACTGGCTCGGACGCTTCATCTTCTTCTCCGGGCTGACCCTCACCACCAGCTTCACCGTGTTCTTCGTCGCCCAGCGCCTCGAGCTGCGCGTGCCGGATGTCGCGGGAGTGCTCGCGATCGTCTCGGCGTCGAGCATCGTCACGGCCACCCTCGGCTCCCTCGGGGGCGGATGGCTGAGCGATCGGGTGGGCAGGCGCAAGCCGTTCATCCTCACGGGTTCCGCTCTCTTCGCTGCGGGATGCAGCGTCTCGGCGTTCGCCCACGACCTGCCGACGCTCATGGTCGGCACCCTGCTGAACTCCCTCGGCATCGCCACTTTCTCGGCCGTGGCTCAGGCGCTGCTGCTCGACGTGCTCCCCGATCGCGAGCGCGAAGCGGGTCGTTACATGGCCATCGCCCTGTTCGCGCAGAAGATCCCCGGCGTCTTCGCGCCGGTGCTGGGCGGGGCGGTGCTGGCCATCGGCGCCGGCGCCGGTGCCGGCGCCGAGAACTTCACCGCGCTGTACCTCCTCGCTGCCGCGCTCGCCTTCGCCGGCGGTCTCCTCATCACCCTCTCGGTGCGCAGCGTCCGCTGAGCATCACCCCTTCGAAACGGAGCAATGATGTCCTTTCCCTTCCCCGATGTCTCGTCGACCCCCCTCGCCTCGCTGACCGATCTGACAGGACGCACCGCGCTCATCACCGGAGGCGCTCAGGGCCTCGGCCGTGCCATCGCGGATCGGCTCGCCGAGGCCGGTGCGAGCATCGTGATCGCCGACCTCGACGAGGGTCGCTCTCGCGCGGCGGCGGGCGAGATCGGCGAGCGTTTCTCGGTGCGGACGGTGGGCGTGCGAATGGATGTGACCGACTCGGCGTCGGTGTCTGCAGCGACCGACGCCGCGGCGGCTGAGGTCGGTGCCCCGGACATCTGGGTGAACAACGCCGGGATCTTCCCCAGCCAGTCGCTGCTCGAGATGAGCGACGAGACCTGGGAGCAGGTCTTCGCGGTCAACACCCGAGGTGTGCGCAACGGCGCGCGCGAGGCGGCCCGTCGGATGCCGCAGGGTGGCGTGATCGTCAACATCGTCTCGACCGCGGGCTTCCGCGGGACTGCGCCCGGCCTGTCGGCCTACGTCTCGTCGAAGCATGCGGTGCGGGGGCTCACGAAGCAGCTCGCCCTCGAGCTCGCCCCCCAGGGCATCCGCGTGCTCGGCGTCGCCCCCAGCTACGTGCCCACGGAGGGCAACATGGCGATGGCGGCCGCGGCGATCGAGCAGATGGCTGCCGCGGGCATCGATCCCGCCACCATGCCTGCGGCCATGTCGCAGAGCCTGATCGGTCGCCAGGGGACGCCCGACGACATCGCACGGGTGGTGCTGTTCTGCGCGAGCGACCTCTCGACGGTGATGACCGGCAGCACCCTTCTGGCTGATGCGGGCGAGACCATCTGACTGGCAATCGGTTGCCATTTACCTCGAACTCTGCTGTACTGAAATCAAGAACGCAAAGAAGCGCACGAAAGGCCCTTGATGCTCAAGCCCATCGCCACCGCGACCCGTGACCTCGTCAAGCTCGACGGCGTCTGGAAGTTCGGGATCGACTCCCGCCTCCCGGAGGAGCCCTGGCTCGCCGCTCTCGATACGCCTCTCGAAGCAGCCGTCCCGGCGAGTTACAACGACCTCTTCACCGATCCGGCGATCCGCGACCACGTCGGCTGGGTCTATTACCAGCGGTCGGTGCAGGTGCCGCGCGGTTGGGCGGGGGAGCGGATCCTCCTGCGTTTCGACGCCGCCACGCACTCGGCGAAGGTCTACGTCGACGACCGGCTCGTCGGTGGACACGTCGGCGGGTACACGCCGTTCGACATCGACGTCACCGAAGTCGTGAAGCCGGGCACCGCCTTCCGGCTCACGGTGGCCGTGAGCCCCGACCTCACGAACACCACCATCCCGCCGGGCAAGATCGAAGTCGGCATGACCGGCGCCAAGACCCAGACCTACTTCCACGACTTCTACAACTACGCGGGGCTCGCGCGATCGGTGTCGCTGTACTCACTGCCGCAGGTGCACGTTGACGACGTCACTGTGGTGACGACCTTCGAGGGCACCACCGGTCTCGTCGACTACCGCGTCGAGACCGTCGGCGGTGCCCACGTGCGCGTCAGCCTGGCGGATGCCGCGGGCAGTGTCGTGGCGACGTCGTCCGGCCCGGAGGGTCGTCTCGAGATCGCAGACGTCGTGCTCTGGAAGCCGGGCGCCGCGTACCTCTACGAGCTGACGGTCGAGGCCGTCGACGGAGAGGACGTGCTCGACACCTACTCCCTGGCAGTAGGTGTGCGAACGGTCGCGGTTCGAGGCGAGGAGTTCCTCGTGAACGGCGAGCCGTTCTACTTCACCGGATTCGGCAAGCACGAAGACACGTTCGTGCGTGGCAAGGGTCACGACGACGCCTACATGGTGCACGACTTCCAGCTGATGGAGTGGACGGGTGCGAACTCGTTCCGCACCTCGCACTACCCCTACGCCGAGGACGTCCTCGACTTCGCCGACCGCCACGGCATCCTCGTGATCGACGAGACCGCGGCCGTGGGTCTCAACATGGGCGTGGTCGGCGGTCTCAGCGGCACCCCGCCGTTCCCCACCTTCTCGGAGCAGTACGCCGGGGCGGAGACGCAGGCTGCGCACGCACAGCACCTGCGCGAGCTGATCGGGCGTGACAAGAACCACCCGTCGGTGGTGCTGTGGTGCATCGCCAACGAGCCGGCCTCGAACGAGGACGGCGCGCGCGAGTACTTCGCTCCCCTGGTGGACCTCGTGCGCGAACTCGACCCGACGCGTCCGATCACCTACTCGATGGTCATGTTCGCCACGTTCAAGAACGACCAGATCATCGACCTCTTCGACGTCGTGAGCCTCAACCGTTACTACGGCTGGTACATCAACGCGGGCGATCTCGCGACGGCGGAGATGTATCTGCAGGGAGACATCCAAGGCTGGATCGATCGCACCGGCAAGCCCATCATGATGCTGGAGTACGGCGCCGACACGATGCCGGGTCTGCATTCGGTGTGGGACCAGGTGTGGACCGAGGAGTACCAGACCGATCTCCTCGCCATGTACCACCGGGTGTTCGACCGCTTCCCGCAGTTCGTGGGCGAGCAGATCTGGAACTTCGCCGACTTCGCCACCACCAACGGATTGCACCGCGTCGGCGGCAACCGCAAGGGCATCTTCACCCGCGAGCGCAAGCCCAAGGCTGCCGCATTCGCGCTGAGGCAGCGCTGGCGCGGGCTCGACGGACGCAAGCCTGCAACAGACGCCTGACCTACCGGCTTCACGCAGAGGAGAAACCACATGACCATCGACAGAGCCGACGTCATCGTCACGAGTCCCGACCGCAACTTCGTCACGCTCAAGATCACGACCGCTGACGGCGTGACAGGGCTCGGTGACGCGACACTCAACGGGCGCGAGCTCGCGGTCGTCGCCTACCTGACCGAGCACGTGGTGCCGCTGCTGATCGGCGCGGACGAGTCGCGCATCGAGGACACGTGGCAGTTCCTCTACCGCAGCGCCTACTGGCGTCGCGGACCCGTGACCATGGCGGCGATCGCAGCGGTCGACATGGCGCTGTGGGACATCAAGGGCAAGGTCGCCGGCCTTCCGGTCTACCAGCTGCTGGGCGGTGCCAGCCGCAAGGGGTTGTTGGCCTACGGGCACGCCTCGGGCAAAGAGCTGCCCGAGCTGTTCGACTCGATCCGAGCCCACCAGGAGCAGGGGTACCGAGCGATCCGGGTGCAGACCGGTGTGCCGACGCTGAAGGCGATCTACGGCATCGCCTCGCAGTCGGCCGACACCGGAGGAGGAGAGGCTCGATACGACCACGAGCCGGCGCGCCGCGGAGCGAAGCCCGTCGAGGAGGACTGGGACACCCGCGCCTACCTGAACCATCTGCCCGGTGTGTTCGAGGCGGTGCGCAACGAGTTCGGCCCCGACATCCCCCTGCTGCATGATGGGCACCACCGCATGACGCCGATCCAGGCCGCACGCCTGGGCAAGGACCTCGAGCCGTACGACCTGTTCTGGCTCGAGGACTGCACGCCGGCGGAGAACCAGGAGGCGCTGCGCCTGGTGCGCCAGCACACCACCACCCCGCTCGCCATCGGCGAGATCTTCAACACGGTGTGGGATTTCAAGGACATCATCCGCGACCAGCTCATCGACTACGTCCGCGGTGCAGTCACCCACATGGGCGGCATCAGCGCGCTGAAGAAGACGCTCGACTACGCCGCGATGTACCAGATCAAGTCGGGCATGCACGGCCCGACCGACATCTCACCGGTCGGGATGGCGGCGGCGATGCACCTCGGGCTCGCGATCCACAACTTCGGAATCCAGGAGTACATGCAGCACGGCGCCCGCACCGATCAGGTCTTCCAGCAGTCGTTCACCTGGACCGACGGCTACCTGCACCCCGGTGACAAGCCGGGACTCGGTGTCGACCTCGACGTCGACGAGGCGGGCAAGTATCCGTACGAGCAGGCCTACCTGCCCTACAACCGGCTGCTCGACGGCACCGTCCACGACTGGTGAGCGAGTCGATTCGCCCGTCGGTCGTGGTGATGGGCGTCTCGGCCGCGGGAAAATCCACCGTGTCCCGTCTGCTCGCGGAGCGCCTCGGCATGGATTTCCTCGATGCGGACGACCTGCACCCCGCGTCCAACCGGGCCAAGATGAGTTCGGGAACACCACTGACCGACGAAGACCGGCTGCCGTGGCTCGACCGCGTGGGTGAGGAGCTCGCCCTGCGGTCGGCATCCGGTGCCGTCATCGCCTGTTCCGC is a genomic window containing:
- the manD gene encoding D-mannonate dehydratase ManD; the encoded protein is MTIDRADVIVTSPDRNFVTLKITTADGVTGLGDATLNGRELAVVAYLTEHVVPLLIGADESRIEDTWQFLYRSAYWRRGPVTMAAIAAVDMALWDIKGKVAGLPVYQLLGGASRKGLLAYGHASGKELPELFDSIRAHQEQGYRAIRVQTGVPTLKAIYGIASQSADTGGGEARYDHEPARRGAKPVEEDWDTRAYLNHLPGVFEAVRNEFGPDIPLLHDGHHRMTPIQAARLGKDLEPYDLFWLEDCTPAENQEALRLVRQHTTTPLAIGEIFNTVWDFKDIIRDQLIDYVRGAVTHMGGISALKKTLDYAAMYQIKSGMHGPTDISPVGMAAAMHLGLAIHNFGIQEYMQHGARTDQVFQQSFTWTDGYLHPGDKPGLGVDLDVDEAGKYPYEQAYLPYNRLLDGTVHDW
- a CDS encoding family 1 glycosylhydrolase, which encodes MTNFPTGFLWGAATAGHQIEGNNVNSDWWERELTMPGMEPSGDAVDSYHRYREDIDLLADAGLTTYRFSLEWSRIEPVEGRFSRAELAHYRRVIDYCFSRGVVPFVTLQHFTTPRWFANDGGWTSPKAKDRFLSFVTEATTILDGVEWVATMNEPNMQAAIMTAMRRMAETQGGQWTSPTVESDAEREGGEETKLEKKQHGAFLQDADPEIGRAFVEIHHAAREIVRARTDAKVGWTIAAGALTAAPGGEEKLKQIRYGKEDVYWEGSRGDDFVGVQAYSSQEVDADGLVPHPPHPDNTLVGTAFRPDSLAMAVRHAWEVSEGVTVIVTENGIATGDDTQRIRYTDAALRGLADTIDEGIDVRGYLHWTLLDNFEWGHWAPTFGLIAVDRETFVRTPKPSLGWLGEVAKRNGLG
- a CDS encoding glycoside hydrolase family 43 protein; the protein is MTQNPIIPGYHPDPSICRVGDDYYLANSSFEYSPGVPLFHSRDLISWTQVGNILDRPEHLDVRPGLAGASGGIYAPTLRHHDGRFWMITTNIHEVGRGHILVHAEDPAGPWSDPVYVAGLIGIDPDIAWDDDGTCFVTWSDVMRGGISQAVIDPVSGDVLSEPRPLWAGTGGAHAEGPHLIRRGEWWYLLVAEGGTGPGHMVTIARSPSIRGPFEPAPTNPILTHRSTSAAVQSTGHSDLIELADGSWALVFLATRPRGTFPRWHTNGRETFLAGVDWVDDWPVVDEARYDVPVSTSSFVDEFRGEVLHPRWIAPGTAPSTFARTSADGLRLDPGRDALTASAERLLAVRAEDELWSARLHATGDVALSVRMDDAHQLLVERIGEEVRARIVIGPLSDVVASATVSADAALEIRAVEFEAERGARRGPDLLRAGVAAAEGFVELAALDGRYLSTEVAGGFTGRVIGIEALGEQVAVIRFEYESGAAAG
- a CDS encoding MFS transporter — encoded protein: MTVDVDDPQGESAAEAAGRVPEGNLALPQPPSLTPAPDGAGAGQAAVSAWSIVLLVAATFGAGMAMIVPMAYSLAVRLDQLAPGRTEALGIVLALGSAATLVLAPLTGILSDRLRSRWGRRRPFTVIGLLIGAASVPVMALAPSLVVLTIGWTLSTVGWGTAAASLGNWQADCLPPHQRGRVSGLTGVTMQVAPVIGIILVGFFRDQVLVVFALPAAIGVVLVVAFLAVVRDPDSRGMVIERRLTVGGLLRSYGFDPRKAPDFAWNWLGRFIFFSGLTLTTSFTVFFVAQRLELRVPDVAGVLAIVSASSIVTATLGSLGGGWLSDRVGRRKPFILTGSALFAAGCSVSAFAHDLPTLMVGTLLNSLGIATFSAVAQALLLDVLPDREREAGRYMAIALFAQKIPGVFAPVLGGAVLAIGAGAGAGAENFTALYLLAAALAFAGGLLITLSVRSVR
- a CDS encoding TetR/AcrR family transcriptional regulator, whose amino-acid sequence is MAQYAKTAAVRRGILDACLTIFGESGFHGASMAEIARRAGISHTGLLHHFPRKEDLLMAVLELQDERSADYLSRNAALDTDADPLDVLRGMATTLIERDQRVGLVELSAVLTGEATAPAHPAHVYFETRYRNIRSFMTRLFTRLRDEGRLSTDLPPRHLAAITIAAMDGLHTQWLFDRSTIDVDACVASLMSTFVPELRPTAQG
- the uidA gene encoding beta-glucuronidase — translated: MLKPIATATRDLVKLDGVWKFGIDSRLPEEPWLAALDTPLEAAVPASYNDLFTDPAIRDHVGWVYYQRSVQVPRGWAGERILLRFDAATHSAKVYVDDRLVGGHVGGYTPFDIDVTEVVKPGTAFRLTVAVSPDLTNTTIPPGKIEVGMTGAKTQTYFHDFYNYAGLARSVSLYSLPQVHVDDVTVVTTFEGTTGLVDYRVETVGGAHVRVSLADAAGSVVATSSGPEGRLEIADVVLWKPGAAYLYELTVEAVDGEDVLDTYSLAVGVRTVAVRGEEFLVNGEPFYFTGFGKHEDTFVRGKGHDDAYMVHDFQLMEWTGANSFRTSHYPYAEDVLDFADRHGILVIDETAAVGLNMGVVGGLSGTPPFPTFSEQYAGAETQAAHAQHLRELIGRDKNHPSVVLWCIANEPASNEDGAREYFAPLVDLVRELDPTRPITYSMVMFATFKNDQIIDLFDVVSLNRYYGWYINAGDLATAEMYLQGDIQGWIDRTGKPIMMLEYGADTMPGLHSVWDQVWTEEYQTDLLAMYHRVFDRFPQFVGEQIWNFADFATTNGLHRVGGNRKGIFTRERKPKAAAFALRQRWRGLDGRKPATDA
- a CDS encoding SDR family NAD(P)-dependent oxidoreductase, with amino-acid sequence MMSFPFPDVSSTPLASLTDLTGRTALITGGAQGLGRAIADRLAEAGASIVIADLDEGRSRAAAGEIGERFSVRTVGVRMDVTDSASVSAATDAAAAEVGAPDIWVNNAGIFPSQSLLEMSDETWEQVFAVNTRGVRNGAREAARRMPQGGVIVNIVSTAGFRGTAPGLSAYVSSKHAVRGLTKQLALELAPQGIRVLGVAPSYVPTEGNMAMAAAAIEQMAAAGIDPATMPAAMSQSLIGRQGTPDDIARVVLFCASDLSTVMTGSTLLADAGETI
- a CDS encoding ATP-binding cassette domain-containing protein; translation: MSLLEVDELRVSFPGKGWRKKPVEVLHGVSLSVAPGETLGLVGESGSGKTTIGRAVLGLVTPSGGDIRFDGTSIARISARDRRRLSRDIQVVFQDPYTSLNPSMTVGDILAEPLVIQGATAKDARSRVRTLLDQVGLPSDAIERLPREFSGGQRQRVAIARALAPEPRLIVCDEPVSALDLSTQARVLDLFVEIQRATGVAYLFVSHDLSVVRHISHRVAVLYRGDLVETGSAEHVTSSPDHPYTQKLLLAAPVADPARQRERRLERRRLMEAS